CATCTCTATTCCCCCCTTTATTTCTTTGAAGAGATGCCGGTGATGCCAGAACCGGTACGGCCCGAACCGCTGCTCATCAACAAAGAGCTCAGGCTTTTCGACATGAGTTATCTCGGTCACCCAGGTGAACGGAATCCCCAGAAGCGGATGCACCTGGTACGGTATAAGAAGCCCGGTATAGATTTCATCGGGAAGTTCGGCGGTCATCCTGAGGTTCAGCCAGGGGGGCGTGATTTCCTTCAGATTCCCGGGATTGGAAAAGAACTTCCATGATGTCTCGATATCTATC
This genomic window from Candidatus Zixiibacteriota bacterium contains:
- a CDS encoding SRPBCC family protein codes for the protein MKLYAFERAQRLPIDIETSWKFFSNPGNLKEITPPWLNLRMTAELPDEIYTGLLIPYQVHPLLGIPFTWVTEITHVEKPELFVDEQRFGPYRFWHHRHLFKEIKGGIEMTDMVSYALRFDPFSRILNALMVRRKLDEIFRFRFEYLQKKFGALPSRL